In Carassius auratus strain Wakin chromosome 20, ASM336829v1, whole genome shotgun sequence, the genomic stretch CTGAGCTCCCATACCCAAGACAGCATCTTACCCTACTGGGTCCGGTACAACATTGATTTCAAAAGGCAGAAGGAGATTCAGGACTTCAGCGTGGTAAGAAAGAATTAAGGTGTGATTGTGGATCATGTTCTAAACTGCTCTCTTTTGTCTGACTGATTAGTCATGCATATTTTGGACTTCTCTTTTCCTCAGTTGTCACAGAAGCACAGGGAAAATTACAAAGATAAGACTGGCACCGTGCAGCCTGTCAATTACTTTGTCATgccagaaaaagagaaaagggaGCTTAGAAGATCCCTCCAGAGTGAATGTAAGAAATAAACTTTTCTAAGCCATCTCAACcattttaatgaaaacaacaaTTTTAAGTGGAAAACCAAGAATTAAGTATCTTCAGTATCTGCctgtataaaacattataatgtatgtgtttgtgtgtattaattctgtatataatatttaaatatataactgtTTAAATAATTGATTGTTTACAATTAACAGAAACTAGATAGGGCTAATTTTGAGTGTAATCTCTAAAAACTGGTCTTGGGTTCTActattccttctctctctctctctctctctctctttctgtctcttaaTCCTCCGTCTCACACGGATCTAATTGCCTCATTCATGGTCCCCTGAGACAGTCAGAGACTATGGCTGTCCAGTGATTGTTCGTGATGGATTCTTATTTGCTGATGCATTACTCAGGGTTAACTGCACTTGGAGCTCTGCTGTCTCTAGGGgttttatgttcagttatgttcACATTTAGCTTCTGGGTAGTTTCTGGAGTCATAAAGAATTTATGTACAAGCGAAACTagagctgttgttgttgttttaaaatattgtctCCTTTTCTTTCCTTCTTGTCAGTTAATTAGAGACCATACCATATCAGATGGAAGTAGCAGTCTGATGAAGTCTAATGATGTCCACCACAAACAAGTCTGCCTCAGAGGGATCACTaattacatttattgtgtttaataAAGAATATGAATTAGAAAAATGTGTTGCTCTTTTTGTGCTTCTTAGA encodes the following:
- the cimip2c gene encoding UPF0573 protein C2orf70 homolog B isoform X2, whose product is MTFRGNGTLITHNNTAYIPSSLMPGGHIPANKFLYGETFGNSSLKYFQNTRSAMMASSRSSYSSVPLSSHTQDSILPYWVRYNIDFKRQKEIQDFSVLSQKHRENYKDKTGTVQPVNYFVMPEKEKRELRRSLQSEFN
- the cimip2c gene encoding UPF0573 protein C2orf70 homolog B isoform X1 — translated: MTFRGNGTLITHNNTAYIPSSLMPGYSGHIPANKFLYGETFGNSSLKYFQNTRSAMMASSRSSYSSVPLSSHTQDSILPYWVRYNIDFKRQKEIQDFSVLSQKHRENYKDKTGTVQPVNYFVMPEKEKRELRRSLQSEFN